The following proteins are encoded in a genomic region of Candidatus Aminicenantes bacterium:
- a CDS encoding alkaline phosphatase family protein, which produces MKRRDFIRSSAATLAVAPFMNFAHESPLAKKMLVLGFDGMDPGIVSRLMGQGQLPNMQRLAEQGVFTMMRTTCPPQSPVAWGSFISGADPGVFGIFDFLHRNPENYTPVFSQSETLPSHMLVSLGKYRIPLKPGKVVLRREGRAFWDYLEERGIEATIVKVPTNYPPSASSQRTLSGMGTPDIQGTYGIYSLYTSDENESQKIIPASNIYYAYIDENGVMEGQIEGPNNDLLRESARVTLPFKVYVDNAHRTARIDIQGREILIAEKEYSDWVELKFPLIDSIASIGGMVKFYLLEIGEKFRLYISPIHINPRDPAVPISTPAGYSRELADKTGLFHTIGLPADTKALSTGTFSMENYIAQSLSVFQESCRLFDYELQRFCERRQGLLFFYFSSLDQGQHMFWALNDKEHPYYHPEESRKFGYITDEMYRKFDRVLGRALQVIGRGIPVLVMSDHGFGPFRRSVNINAWLAKEGYLRLNTGELNEASIFDTAVWADSKAYALGLNGLYLNLKGRENQGRVDANERRRLLEEIKGKLEALRDPKNNESVVSCAYIAEDTFSKDFIQRAPDIILGFDRGYRISDQSALGSLSREVVSDNMNWWSGDHCVDPRKVPASFISSFKIQKPVPDMIDVAPTILKYFGIATPAQMTGKAII; this is translated from the coding sequence CAGCGCCGCCACGCTGGCCGTGGCGCCGTTCATGAACTTCGCTCACGAGAGCCCCCTGGCCAAGAAAATGCTGGTGCTCGGTTTCGACGGCATGGACCCGGGCATCGTCAGCCGCCTGATGGGCCAGGGGCAGCTGCCCAACATGCAGCGCCTGGCCGAGCAGGGCGTATTCACCATGATGCGCACCACCTGCCCGCCGCAGAGCCCGGTAGCCTGGGGCAGCTTCATCAGCGGCGCCGATCCCGGCGTTTTCGGCATCTTCGACTTCCTGCACCGCAACCCCGAGAACTACACGCCGGTATTTTCCCAGAGCGAGACCCTGCCCTCGCACATGCTGGTCAGCCTCGGCAAGTACCGCATCCCGCTCAAGCCCGGCAAGGTCGTCCTGCGGCGCGAAGGGCGGGCTTTCTGGGATTACCTGGAGGAGCGCGGCATCGAGGCCACCATCGTCAAGGTACCGACCAACTACCCCCCCTCAGCCAGCAGCCAACGCACGCTGTCGGGCATGGGCACGCCCGACATCCAGGGCACCTACGGCATCTACTCGCTCTACACCTCCGACGAGAACGAATCGCAGAAAATCATCCCGGCCAGCAACATCTATTACGCCTACATCGATGAGAACGGGGTCATGGAGGGGCAGATCGAGGGGCCGAACAACGACCTGCTCAGGGAGAGCGCCAGGGTGACTCTTCCCTTCAAGGTCTATGTGGACAACGCGCACCGGACGGCGCGCATCGACATCCAGGGCCGGGAGATCCTCATCGCCGAGAAGGAGTATTCCGACTGGGTGGAGCTCAAGTTCCCCCTGATCGACTCCATTGCCAGCATCGGCGGCATGGTTAAATTCTACCTGCTGGAGATAGGGGAAAAATTCCGCCTCTACATCTCGCCCATCCACATCAACCCGCGCGACCCCGCCGTGCCCATCAGCACCCCGGCCGGCTACAGCCGCGAACTGGCCGACAAAACCGGGCTATTCCACACCATCGGCCTGCCGGCCGACACCAAGGCCCTGAGCACCGGCACCTTCTCCATGGAAAACTACATCGCCCAGTCGCTGTCGGTTTTCCAGGAAAGCTGCCGCCTCTTCGACTACGAACTGCAGCGCTTCTGCGAGCGCAGGCAGGGGCTGCTGTTCTTCTATTTCTCCTCACTCGACCAGGGGCAGCACATGTTCTGGGCCCTGAACGACAAGGAACACCCCTACTACCATCCGGAGGAAAGCCGGAAATTCGGCTACATCACCGACGAGATGTACCGCAAGTTCGACCGCGTTCTGGGCAGGGCGCTGCAAGTCATCGGCCGCGGCATCCCGGTCCTGGTCATGTCCGACCACGGCTTCGGCCCCTTCCGCCGCAGCGTCAACATCAACGCCTGGCTGGCCAAGGAAGGCTACCTGCGGCTGAACACCGGCGAGCTGAACGAGGCTTCCATTTTCGACACCGCCGTCTGGGCCGATTCCAAGGCCTACGCCCTGGGCTTGAACGGGCTTTACCTGAACCTCAAAGGAAGGGAGAACCAGGGCCGGGTCGACGCCAACGAGCGGCGCCGGTTGCTGGAAGAGATCAAGGGCAAGCTGGAGGCGCTGCGCGACCCCAAGAACAACGAGTCGGTCGTCAGCTGCGCCTACATCGCCGAGGACACATTTTCCAAAGACTTCATCCAGCGCGCCCCCGACATCATCCTGGGTTTTGACCGCGGCTACCGCATCAGCGACCAATCGGCGCTGGGCTCGCTCAGCCGCGAGGTGGTCAGCGACAACATGAACTGGTGGTCGGGAGACCATTGCGTCGATCCCAGGAAAGTCCCGGCCTCGTTCATCTCCAGCTTCAAGATCCAGAAGCCCGTGCCCGACATGATCGACGTGGCCCCCACCATTCTGAAGTATTTCGGCATCGCCACCCCGGCCCAGATGACCGGGAAAGCCATCATATAG
- a CDS encoding M20/M25/M40 family metallo-hydrolase — MKKLILALMVGLLLVQLHGAQEQKEAKPDLLKNLQTVEKIEPVPAKAQVGFDSISAKGMMAMLAFISSDNLEGREIGSRGYDTAAEYAQSLFSIWGLEPGGDMVKAAPGSGHQMGAAQSVGPAASAKSARGFLQEFELKEALESTAGVSLQTVRPNQAQRNQAFTPGVDFIFSSNLPLEINAPLVFAGYGISEKSIAYDDLAAIDVRDKIVMILSEAPGKEDSASPFQKKELKEKYFPAMPSRRGGPDFTKAAEIIKRGALAVLIVKNSLAEGGDVFRDILAERQVHDDKPILPDNRKRLLLPGSKALPWEGRTVIRVSRDMANAILATANETVDSLQKKIVAKYKPHSIVLPGGSLQISNVVRFQLIKSANVVAFIEGSDPQLKNQAVVIGGHLDHLGRRGEYIYNGAEDNGSGACGVLAIARALALNPEKPKRSVVFCLWTGEEEGLFGSRYYVEHPLVSLDNTVAYLNLDMIALPWSEAGLRQMMRMMNMNEGEALLKKVKPENFLPLSYAFGAADLRNAMSEANRYVGFDILYREAPKTLDRMMGGSDHASFAMAGKPWVGFMSGMGNDYHTPADSLEKFNGETMAKVSRLIYLTAFLLADK; from the coding sequence ATGAAAAAACTCATTCTCGCTTTAATGGTCGGACTGCTTCTGGTGCAGCTTCACGGCGCCCAGGAACAGAAGGAAGCCAAGCCCGATTTGCTCAAGAACCTGCAAACCGTTGAAAAGATAGAACCGGTCCCGGCCAAGGCGCAGGTCGGCTTCGACAGCATCAGCGCCAAGGGGATGATGGCCATGCTGGCGTTCATCTCCTCGGACAACCTGGAGGGGCGGGAGATCGGCAGCCGCGGCTATGATACAGCGGCCGAATATGCGCAGTCGCTCTTTTCCATCTGGGGCCTTGAACCCGGCGGCGACATGGTCAAAGCCGCTCCCGGTTCCGGCCACCAGATGGGCGCCGCCCAAAGCGTTGGGCCGGCAGCCTCCGCCAAATCGGCGCGGGGATTCCTGCAGGAGTTCGAGCTCAAGGAAGCGCTCGAATCGACCGCCGGCGTCAGCCTGCAAACCGTCCGGCCCAACCAGGCCCAACGCAACCAGGCGTTCACGCCCGGGGTGGACTTCATCTTCAGCTCCAACCTGCCGCTGGAGATCAATGCCCCGCTGGTCTTCGCCGGCTACGGCATCAGCGAAAAGAGCATCGCCTACGACGACCTGGCCGCTATCGACGTCAGGGACAAGATCGTCATGATCCTATCGGAGGCTCCGGGCAAGGAGGACAGCGCCTCACCTTTCCAGAAAAAGGAGCTCAAGGAAAAATATTTCCCGGCCATGCCCAGCCGCCGGGGTGGCCCCGATTTTACCAAGGCCGCCGAGATCATCAAGCGCGGCGCCCTGGCCGTCCTGATCGTGAAGAATTCCCTAGCCGAGGGCGGCGATGTCTTTCGCGACATCCTGGCCGAGAGACAGGTCCACGACGACAAGCCCATCCTGCCCGACAACCGCAAGCGGCTGCTGCTCCCCGGCAGCAAGGCGCTGCCCTGGGAAGGCCGCACCGTCATCCGCGTCTCGCGCGACATGGCCAATGCCATCCTGGCCACCGCCAATGAAACGGTCGACAGCCTGCAAAAAAAGATCGTTGCCAAGTACAAGCCGCATTCCATCGTACTGCCCGGCGGCAGCCTGCAGATCAGCAACGTCGTGCGCTTCCAATTGATCAAGAGCGCCAACGTCGTCGCCTTCATCGAGGGCAGCGACCCGCAGTTGAAAAACCAGGCCGTGGTCATCGGCGGCCACCTCGACCATCTGGGCCGCCGCGGCGAGTACATCTACAACGGCGCCGAGGACAACGGCTCGGGCGCCTGCGGCGTCCTGGCCATCGCCCGCGCCCTGGCCCTCAACCCGGAAAAGCCCAAGCGCAGCGTGGTCTTCTGCCTCTGGACCGGAGAGGAGGAGGGATTGTTCGGTTCACGCTATTACGTGGAGCACCCGCTGGTTTCCCTGGACAACACCGTAGCCTACCTTAACCTCGATATGATCGCCCTGCCATGGAGCGAAGCCGGGCTGCGCCAGATGATGCGCATGATGAACATGAATGAAGGCGAGGCGCTGCTGAAAAAGGTCAAGCCGGAGAACTTCCTGCCCCTCTCCTACGCCTTCGGGGCGGCGGACCTGAGAAATGCCATGAGCGAAGCCAACCGCTATGTCGGCTTCGACATTCTCTACCGCGAAGCGCCCAAGACCCTGGACCGCATGATGGGCGGCAGC